The sequence aaataataaattggtATTTCAATTATTGAAAGTACAAAGTTTAAAAATGGtgtgaaatattttattttaaattcatgttcTTTATTGTGTAAATGGTGTAAATTTGTGTGCTTTCATGAGTTTTTCttgatattttcaataaattccaatttaataaaaaatggtgtgaattattttatttaaaaaaataattcatatttacttatatttttatttcgtttaataattttatttaaagtgTCATTCAATTTCGAAGCACCGCACGGGCGGACGTACTAAtttatatagggagaggttcaagaaagaaccataaataaaaaaagaacggagaaccattttcagccattcgattatcaagatctacggtggatgtatcatcttgatggatgaatgcagatcctgggttcgaatcctgaagggagcaatttttttttatttttttgagtgcattaattttaacagcgaatgcattaatttttacagtgaatgcattagatttgatggttctcacgttctcacaaataatgtagttctctctagaaccacacccaatttatttatatatatatatatatatatatatatatatatatatatttgtatgttTTATAGAGGCCAACACTATACATGTGCGTGTGTGTATTTGTCTATGTTTCCGACCATTTCATACAATTCTAATTATGAAAACCATATAGTCAAGGTCATAATTCGAGGCTGCTCGAAAGTTTCGAATTAGCGCAACAAATCATTTAAATCGAACTACTTAATTGTAATCTctcatatatatttgatatatttttatttcttatgaTGCGATTTTGACTTATATATAGCCTTTAGTATTGATTGAGGTAAAGAATAATCTTATTTAACAGCTTTGCCTTTATAGCCCCAAAAACTAGTTCCTCAACTAATTTTATGAATTaaactatttttatttgaaaatgatttgaATTAAAACCCTATATTCATTGCTCCATTGGAAAGACATGTAGCACATTTACTACAAACTAAACCTAATTTGGATATCCTCAAGTTAATAAATTggaatataatttaaaattggaTATAGCACCccaataatattttaaaatttttaattaatgtttaatTACATTTTAATTGTGATTAGTAAATTGGATATAGCACCCCACATCACACGAAACCATATGTAGCTCTTGACTGGCAATACTTGTTCAAAGAAAGATTTTTTGCTCAATTTAGAACCAAATTATTGAGAAAGTATGCCAATGCAATTCAAGAATATGCTTCAAAAGTTAAGctaagagagagggagatgacaAGAAATCAATAACTTCACACTGCAACTCCAAAACAAATGGAAGATCTAAACCATCATCAGAAATGTATGTTTTAAACAAAAGAAACTCCAAAACAAATGGAAGATCTAAACCATCATCTGAAATGTATGTTTTAAACAAAAGAAGCCGAATGAACTAACTATATTAACAAAGGGGGAAAAAACACAGTTTCATTCCTCAGTATGCGGCATATACACTGCCTTTTCAAAACTAGGCATGAGCATCTGCATCTCGAACTCAAACTGATCATGACAACGCTTGTCTTTCTTAAAGAAGTGGTGTATATCTTTTCTCATCATGGCTCCTATGCAAAGTCCTCTAAGAAGCAAAACCCGCTGCATCCATCCATGCAACACCAAAGTTATATCGGATGAATGCGAAATTAAATGTATCCGAGTTAAAAGAATTAAGTAAATAGAACAATACCCGATCCATATTCCAATAAGCTCCATGAACAATTGATGTCATTGCCCGAAGTGCAGGAAAAAGCACAATCAGAGGTGCATGGCTTTAAGTTATATTAAAACATATCAGCAGTCAGCACGATGATGCTACATAAACAAAGAATATAGGTAAAGATAAAACAAGAAACACCACTGTACTTACTCAAAAAGATCGGCAAGCTTGAAAGCTACGTCTTCATCTTTATACATGGTTGTTTCTATTCCATTTTTATAGTGAGTTATATAAAACAATGCCCAACAAGCTTCTTTCAAGACCTCCTCATCTTTTAAATCAAGGAGAGACTTAAAAGTCCGAATGGCAAACAGAACCTACAGCCAAGAAAACGAATAAACGATACATTAGTCAGTTGATGAACACATGCATTTATGTGTATTAAAGTGACTAGAAAACAAGACATTGTCAATATTGGTAAAGATTACGACTCCCTCCCAACTAAAAATTTCAATCTCCACAAGTAAAAATGCAGCCAAGAAtgcataaataaaacataagtATGAGTAGTAATTAGGTTGAAATAGCGACCTGCTGCAATGGAACTTTAGGTGCTCCCCCAGAGATATTAGTGAGAGTCTCAAAGATATTAGTCAGAGTCCGGGTAGCAATTCTCAGAAAAGAAAGGCTGTTGTTATGCTTTTCAGACAAAGTGAGAAGAGGACGCAAGGCTCCACAATTAAGGACAACATCACAACAGCTAAATGATTCACCAGCAATATTTCCTAAAGACCACGCGACCTGCATATAAGCCATCGAATGAAGAAGAAACAGACAGTTTTCCCAGAAACTCAAGGGAAAGAACATTAGGCCTTAAAACTTTGAATGTCATACATACCTGCTCACAGGTTTGAAGATCATGAGAAGATGATTCCAGCAGTTTCACAAAAACAGGGACCGCCCCAGAGTTGATCACCACTTGAGTGTTGGCAGCAGCAATATTCTTTAGAACGAGTATTGCTTTAAACTGAAGATGAATAAGAGAATTAACTACACTAGCATCTCAACTCATGAAAAAAAAGATTGAAAAAAAAGATACTGGAATGAGAAGAATTTCAGACCTGAAGTTGTGGATAATCATCCCTCTTGAGGAATTCAACAAATCTAGGAACAGCTCCTAGTTGTACAACTTGATCAATCATAGGGTTAGGGTTGTCTTCTGtgaagaaagaagagagaaattgcagaaaataaaaaatactccaagtgataaaataaataaaaaagaagacaTCACATCCTTAGTTGTTGGCCTTACCAACAGAAACTAAATTTAGCAATTGCGTAGTAGAATCAAGCTGCAACTTGCTATCATCAGAAAGGATACCAGACATCACTAATTGTAAATCTAAATCCTGCGTAAAATATTGACTTacacaaattttgaaatttatacACAATACTTATAAAAAGAAGTAGCAAAATAgtataacttaattaattacatgATGGAAGTATATATATACGGCGGATAATACAGTACTTATAAAAAGAAATTGGGGGATTTGAGAAGAAAGAAAACCCTATCAGCAGCAGAAGGCAATCGTGAGGGGGGTTCACGGTCACGGGGCTTCTTCTCGCGAGTGTAGAAACGATCAACCTCCGACGTCGACGTCGCCTTCGCCTTCAGCCTTTTGCTCCGTCGTAGTGGTGCCATTGCTCAGACAAGAGAGAAGTAGGAAGGGGGAGTTTTTGTTGGGAGAAATACGAAAAATGGTTTTCAACTTTTATACTCTACATTCTAAAGAGGCGCTTGCACTCAGAAGACCTAATCgtaatatatttttgaattttgaaatccGCTTCCCAAAGATTTAAACAATATTCCTATATAAGAAACATCATGAACCGGTGATAACGTACAACAATGACTGCGGTAGTAGCAGCGATTCGGGTGAAATCAAACATTTCGCTAAAAGGAAACCAGGCCGTAGTGGATCCCATAGAGAACCTCCAACACCCGTAAAGGTAATTTTTGTTCTGTGTAGTTATTTGGTAATTGCTTTATTTGCCCTAATTTATGTATTTGCCCTAATTTGTCTGATATCCCTCCATTCTGATCATGTCTAGAGCTGGTACTGGCACGGCCATGTTCAGCATGGGTGAGACTCTCACACTCACCTTCAAATTAACATGCACACTATATAGCAAGGAGTTCTAAGGAAAATCAAAATTATTACTATGAGAAATAAGAACCAAAATTCGTAAATTTACAATAACATGTATTTGCATATTCCCCATCTTCCTATATTATATAAGTTCGAGAAAtgtaaaaaatacaaatatagtTGTTCTAAAATACAACAAAAATTACGTTTACTGTGTATTTAGGAAAATTGGTTTTCATTTTTCATagtaattttagtttttatgtTGTAGAGAGAGAGGTTCCGTTCATCAAATTAATCCAATTGAAAATTACTATTTGTATCCGTTATCaattctctttctaacaaaagATATCATTCTAACTAGATCATTTATCTCTCAcactaaatatatataatacgtaTATGGTGCAGGGTTGTTCATGGCGTCACAAGATAAAGTGTTAGCATGTGGAGCAATTCTAACTATATTTGGAATGGCTTTAAAATTCATTGCAGCTTCCTTTGTTGTTGGTTTGCATGGACAAGTCTTGCGTGTCGCTATCCTTCCACAATCCATCACCTCCTTCATATTTGCCAAAGAATATGGAAATGTTGTTAGCACTGCGTAAGTCATCTCATCTTAAATATAATTTGCTTATTAATCTACATCTAATTTAAACTTATTGTTGGTTTTGTATATCAGGGTTATCTTCGGCATGATTGTATCTCTACCGGTGTTAATTGGCTATTATGCAATTTTaagatgtgtttattctataattttagggaagaaaacaaagttttccatcaaataggtggaaaattaaaaatgatactcttgaaaattataaaataaaattaaggatctttaatgagtaattgatgtagattattttattttttaagaaaaaataatttacatttacttataaaattaaggatctttaaataatttacatttacttataaaaataatatttatttgatacatcatttaattttttttttaataaattaacatgattaaataaagaaatttaaagactgcACCACAGggggctcgaacccaagaccttcgaTTTTAGTCATTAACCCCTAATCACTTAGCCGATTTTAGTCGTTAACCCCTAATCACTTAGCCGACACACACACTACatagtttaattttgatgcaaagctatgttcgtcgtgcatcgcacgggcaaGTGTACTAGTAATTTATCATTATAATATAGTTTTTGAATCAATTATTGGATAAATTTTTTAAAGGATAATATaagtataaaaaattaattttaattaattaattaattaataatatcacCTAATATATCATCAATAGAAACATGGCCAAAAAGAGAAAGAAGTTTGATATAAAGTtcgtatttatttaaatttctacATTTCATctttactttaattaaataaatgcaATGGTCACAAGCAGACAAATTTTCTTAATCGAAATCATTGCCACATTAATCATTGATCATAAATTTTACTACATGCCAGTTGCTGGAGATATTTTGTGTAGAATATGCATTCCTTGCTGGTTTCTGTGCAGACAGTAGGAATATTTATTAATCATCTCTCAAATAGAATGTGAATAAATACTCACTTCGATTCTCTAAATAACTAAACCGCATTTTCATGTCTAcatgtatgtatgtgtgtgaTCACCTGACTTGATTCTGACAATAAAACGTCATATTTAGACATGGAACAAAGATTGATTATTCTATCTGATATATTATGGAATACAAATCTTGGTATTTTTCTATTTATCATTATTCTGAATTTTATGAAggagaaaatttatttttatagtcTTTTTTTTATTGGACCTAATGGTAAAAACAGGACTGTaacttttaatattttcaaaaagaagaaaaagaggaaGAAAGATGTCAACGGAAGCGGAAGAGCTACACCAAGTCGGAATCCAAGTGTATTTGGCATAACGCCAAATCAGATTGAAGAAATATATTAGAATGTGCATGATGATCTTGATTGCAGGGGATAGGAAAATACAAATATCATTTTGCTCGAGGTCTTGACGACGGGCTTTGGCATAAGTGAATGTGGATCCCACCTATATGAGCATGTTAAGTTGTAATATCGAATAAGAATTTTGATGAGTAATTGAGCTGAGTAGCATTGAATGATAATAAGATGTGTGTTACGTTTCTAtatgatctatgttatgtgttgTTTCCAAGTGAAGTATGTGATAAGAATATGATAGCATTGGTTAAATTCTTCACCAATGAACTTAAGTTAGAAGGTAGTGCTATGCTTAATGAGCATCATAAATAGTGACGAACTACTGCTCAGTTATTGTTTTCCTTCATGAGTCTAATGTCACATTTACATTGCATGAAGGCACGAGCGAGGAAGTAAAAGAAGAACAAGAGTTATAGAAAAAAGATTAAGTAGAAGTCCAGATGGACTTTCTAACTGAAATGAAATGATAAGCATTAATTTGATAAATGATTCAAATTAAAGTTATGTTAAAAGTTACTGACTTGccaaattttgatgaacttgtatGATACTTACTACTGATGATGATGAGACGATATCAGCCCTAGGCTAAGCTAGCCGACGAGTTGCCAGTCGAGGTTTGTGTACACTGAGTGTGCCTTTGAGCCGTTGAGCGTATCGGCCCGTCACGATGATCATCATCTGTTGAGCATATCAGCCAATCACGGTGTTGAGAAGAGAGGCCTAGTTCTCTACACCTGATGTTGATGAAGATTATGACGATGATGATGTAGTAAATGTGATACATACATAATGAGTATTTTCATAGCAATCCCTTATTATGATTAAATGATGATTATCAATTTCGCTTGCATAGGTTATTTTATGAAATTCCCCTGTATTTGCTTCATTATTTTCATAGCAATCCCTTATTATGATTAAATGATTATCAATTTCGCTTGCATAGGTTATTTTATGAAATTCCCCTGTATTTGCTTCAAAAggggcaagttcaatttatagctatAACATAATTGAAGTTCATCATTCACAAGGTTACAAATTGATGTTTTGGCAGAATTCAACAAACAAATCCGAACACTGCATTATTGACCGCTCAAAAAAATGAAGGAAAGCAGAAGCTGGACATTACTCCTTCGACAAAATACCCTGTCATCTGCAAAtccaatatatatacacacatcaaatataaatcttgagGGGTTTAATCATTTTTGTATGTGGAAAGTAAATGCAACAATTCATATGACTAAAAAGATACAAGAAGATGAGGATGAGTGCATTAAACTCTTGCTAATATGGAAAGTACCTCCAACGACGACCAAAAGCATTACAGCATAGAAGATTGGGGTTGGGCATGGAATGATGGAGGCAGGAAAAAAATGAAGGCATATAGGAGAAGATgatatttatttaacccaacaCAGTACAGGAGAAAGGGTCAAGGAAGAAAACACTACGTTAATCGTTATCCATAAGCCACACTCTGTTGTGCTGGGAAGAAAATATCAGATGTAATACCTGTAGTCCTTAAACTGACTCCTAATTCGTCATCTTTATTTGTAATTACAAATCAAGAATGTTGtcttgtaataataataaaaaaataccaaacTTGGAACTTCTTCAGTTACACAACCATTATAATATAGGGAAAGGTTAAGTTCAAGATAATGTTACATTAGGACTTTTTGCATAAAACTAGCAGAATTCCAAGGAATTCAATTCATATGGGCATGATAAACAAGAAACAAGTTTGTCTTCCCAAATCCGAAAAACAAAAACGCATGGTGCAGAAACTAGACCACACAAGTTTCCATGTCGTGAAACCGTACATTTGGTTCACCAGTCTCATTAGTTGCTAGTTTCTatatctttttcttcttctttttttctcaaAAGAAAAGGCATTGATACTGACCACAAAATTAGCATCAAACACCTTCATGAGAAAAAGATAGTGGCAGATTTTTTGAACCCCCTTCTTTTCTTACCACGGACAATATCTCAGAAGCACATAACATTCCAGAACgaccaattaaaatatattcataAAAGTGGActagtaaaatagtcattttgctATTGTAAAGATAACAAATAACAACTAAGATTAAAAATGATATAAAAAGATAGTCATTCACAACCACGAAATTCCTTGGTCACGAATTGAACTTATTTTGCCTACAATTGAGAACCACGATTCTTAATTGACCTTATTTTGcctataattcacaaccaaatactTCTCAGTTATGATTTCACCAtattttgccaaaaattcaCATTCACAAAGTACCTTAGTCGTGAATTGACCATATTTTGcctataattcacaaccaaatactTCTAGTCGTGAATAGAAGGCTAATTTACATGAATTAAGGGCAAAACGGTACTTTAAGTTAAAAATGGCTATCCTTATTTCTTTTATATCTTTATGACTATATTTTAGTTTTACAATATGAATATAGctattttgatatattaactCTTTTTGAGCCCCTTTCTTTTCTTACCACAGACAATATCTCATAAGCACAACACCTTCCAGAATAAAACGATATTAATAAAATGAGTCATTTGGGAAATTTCATGCACCCCTTAAAATGATGAAAGGTGGAACAGTACCTAAAGAGTCAtgaaagaaattttttttggatagGTAGCCCATTATCTACCAAGCCCAAGACTCGATGGGCAAACAAAGACAATACTTGCCGCAGAAAAAGATGAAGTCCTTTTCATGAATAACCAAGTGGTactaataaattttcaaatatattgaATCTGTCTTGCACTTCAATTTGGCCATACCTGCGCTAAGCCTAAGCCTTAACTTTCATCTCAAGTTTGGATAACTTGGCAACATGAGAAATCCCAGTTTTAGAGACAACAAGACCCTCAATTTGAACTACAAGTACAATGTCCCCATTTTTACGTGATTCCTTCATAGTTAAAGGCAATTAAAGCATTGACCcataaaagaaaattgaaaaaaaagaaatagataaGGCTACCAAAAACAAAGGTATACTGACACTGTGTGTGTGAGCGAGAAACAAGATGGAGCTGAACTAAGGAAATCCATCGACGCTCAAATTAATGATATTTTCATCTCATACCGGACATATTTAAGAGAATCTATGAAAATGATaagggaaaagaaaaagataatttCAAATTTCAGGTTGAGAGAACCACAAATTTCAGAAAACCTAATTTAACATGCCAATATCATAGACAAATAGAAAGCGAGAAACCGAAAACTTCTTATAAACAAATTGAGCGCGAGATTTTGAGTCTGACCGGTAATAGGTGGCTGATTTCAGTGAGAAGCGGAAGAGGTGGAGTGAGAATCAGATTTTGGGGCGTAGATCTTGTTATAAGCGGTTTCACCGACAAGGTAAATACCGAAGGCGACGAGCGCGATGCCCAGGCCGGGGGTGGCGTGGCGCCACTGGTTGGTGAGCATCGGGTGCTTCCGCCATTCGTCGCGCCGCTTGAAAAACTCTCCCGTTGTTCCTAGTGGCTTCGACATTAACGATGCTCTCTTTTGCTTCTCTCCCCCTTCTGTTGGATACCAggtgagaaatgagaaatgagaCATGGAGGCTAAAAAATATGGAAGTGGGTTGGGCTTCAAGGTTTACCTTGTTTGGGCCTCAATCCATAAAATATTTTGGGCTGAATATTTGGACTATCATTTCAGATTTTCCCCCCTTTTGTTGgatataaaaagaaataactAATTATTTTGTGAGTGAAAAAAAGGTCCCCACTTATTAGAATAGataaataagataaataagttaatatAATAAGGGTAATATGTTGTATGGTAATGTCTAAAAGTAGAACATGATTATATTTTAGGAAcactccaaaaataaaaattatgactATTTTTATAGAAGGGGTAGTATATAATATACTTGGTATAATAATAAGCTCTGAAAAGTAGAAGTTaggtattaaattaaaaaaaaaaaaaaaaatcttttcaGCTGTTGAATTCACTTTGAAAAGTACAAATAATCCTTTGAAAAAGATGAGAATAAGTATACTTTGAATGATGCTGTTGAATTCAGCAGCATTGTTGGAAAATTTTCTTTGCGTGGGATTAGCTGATTCTGTCTTTAATTTTGTGATCCACTTAATTAAATGAGCATAAACTTGTACGTTGTCGGGAATTAGTAGCAAACGCAGTGCAAATTCTTCCATCACTGATAATTCAGCAATTCATCTGAAGCCATTGTTGAGTAGCATCAATTTAGAAGTAGTAAACATATTTTTGTATGATACAGTGATAGAAAATCTATCTGTGTTGCCCATGCATTGCTCTGATGAGCCGAGAACTAGAGGAAATCCATTCTCCATCTCAGCATCTTCATCAAACGGCGAGGCCCACATAATATAATGATGCATGCCAACAGAGCTTGGGTTGGAGTTGGGAGCAAAACTCTATTTATGGTTGGCCTCATAGCAGGATCTTCCTCTCAATGCACAGCAAACCATTAATGCAAATGCATCTCAACAGTTTTTGTATTGTCATACCAAAATTAAACTTCACTTGTAATTCAGGAATTAACTAAAtgtttgtgtatatatttacatGCTAATATCACTTATATTAAATGTTTAATCACGTCACTAGCTAATTATGTCTAATCCTAAAAGATTAGTTGATAAGCTGGTGATGTCATTCAATCGGTTTAGCCATCTCAATCATTTAACATCAAACCACAAAAGGGGAATACTGAAAGCAGTGGATGATAGGTTTTCAAGAAGCTTTATATCACAACAGAACAGTTTCTGATCCTCACTCCTCACTTATTGTACGTAggtttttatttgttaattaaaaaTACAGTGAGTTAAAAGCATAGCTACATATGGATGTTATTTCAGAGAACTTATTCTCTTGTTGTTATCACCGTAGCAGTAGTAACAACTTTACTTGACTGaggaatatatatgtaaatatatatgaACAATCTTTCTCTGAAAGAAAACCAGTCGACGTTCCAAGTTGAGGTTTGAGGAAGAGAGAATTTGGCAAGGAATAATCGAAATTACTTATTACTCCTAATTCAATGCAGACATTAAATGGATGGATCTGTAAAATATGCTAAAGTAATGTATTTATTCTATGTACgtatattataaatatacatataggCTCATTGTGAAAGAACATATATAGTTTAGTTAAACATCATCAAGCAAGAATGATAGGATGGGAAGATGTGTGGAAGGTGGTTGAGGCGATGGCGCCGCTATACGCAGCCCTAATGTTGGGATACGGGTCGGTGAAATGGTGGCGAATATTGCGGGTGGAGCAGTGCGAGGCCATCAACCTGCTAGCGTACTACTTCACGTATCCCATGTTTGTGTTCGAGTTCACCGCCCACGCAGACCCTTTCACCATGAACTATACATTCATGGCCGCGGATGCGATTTCGAAGGTGATAATAGTGGCGGTGCTGGCGTGCTGGGCCAAGTGGTGCAGCAAAGGGAACTACTGTTGGTCCATAACCAGCTTCTCTCTCACCACTCTCACAAACTCACTTGTGGTTGGGGTTCCCTTTCTCAAGGCCATGTACGGACAGATGGGTGTGGACCTAGTCGTCCAATCCTCTGTGTTTCAGGCGCTTGTTTGGCTCACCATCCTCTTGTTCATCTTGGAACTCAAGCACACCAGGGATATCGATCTGCACCGCCCTTCTCCCACACAAATTGATCATGATTTGGAAAACCTACCCACCACTGATGCACTTCAAAAGGAGATTATCAATCGCAATACACCGCCACCACTATCTCTGCGGAAGTTGATCAAAGAGGTCTCCATCAAAATTTCCAAGAATCCCAACTCCTATGCTTGTATGCTTGGTGTTACATGGGCCTTTATATCTAACAGGTGCTATATCATGTATTAATTGAATGTATAGATATATGTTATagttactatatatatatatatatatgaatgtttagttaattatatatatggcAAGTGCAGATGGCATTTTAGCATGCCGAGCATCGTGGAAGGATCCATTCTGATCATGTCTAGAGCTGGTACTGGCACGGCCATGTTCAGCATGGGTGAGACTCTCACACTCACCTTCAAATTAATATGTACGGTAACATGCACAGCATATAGCGAGGAGTTCTAAGGAAAATCAAAATTATTATGAGAAATGAGAACCAAATT comes from Salvia miltiorrhiza cultivar Shanhuang (shh) chromosome 3, IMPLAD_Smil_shh, whole genome shotgun sequence and encodes:
- the LOC131016909 gene encoding importin subunit alpha-2-like isoform X1, which codes for MAPLRRSKRLKAKATSTSEVDRFYTREKKPRDREPPSRLPSAADRDLDLQLVMSGILSDDSKLQLDSTTQLLNLVSVEDNPNPMIDQVVQLGAVPRFVEFLKRDDYPQLQFKAILVLKNIAAANTQVVINSGAVPVFVKLLESSSHDLQTCEQVAWSLGNIAGESFSCCDVVLNCGALRPLLTLSEKHNNSLSFLRIATRTLTNIFETLTNISGGAPKVPLQQVLFAIRTFKSLLDLKDEEVLKEACWALFYITHYKNGIETTMYKDEDVAFKLADLFDHAPLIVLFPALRAMTSIVHGAYWNMDRRVLLLRGLCIGAMMRKDIHHFFKKDKRCHDQFEFEMQMLMPSFEKAVYMPHTEE
- the LOC131016909 gene encoding importin subunit alpha-2-like isoform X2 translates to MAPLRRSKRLKAKATSTSEVDRFYTREKKPRDREPPSRLPSAADRDLDLQLVMSGILSDDSKLQLDSTTQLLNLVSVDNPNPMIDQVVQLGAVPRFVEFLKRDDYPQLQFKAILVLKNIAAANTQVVINSGAVPVFVKLLESSSHDLQTCEQVAWSLGNIAGESFSCCDVVLNCGALRPLLTLSEKHNNSLSFLRIATRTLTNIFETLTNISGGAPKVPLQQVLFAIRTFKSLLDLKDEEVLKEACWALFYITHYKNGIETTMYKDEDVAFKLADLFDHAPLIVLFPALRAMTSIVHGAYWNMDRRVLLLRGLCIGAMMRKDIHHFFKKDKRCHDQFEFEMQMLMPSFEKAVYMPHTEE
- the LOC131016988 gene encoding NADH dehydrogenase [ubiquinone] 1 beta subcomplex subunit 3-B-like isoform X2, coding for MSKPLGTTGEFFKRRDEWRKHPMLTNQWRHATPGLGIALVAFGIYLVGETAYNKIYAPKSDSHSTSSASH
- the LOC131016988 gene encoding NADH dehydrogenase [ubiquinone] 1 beta subcomplex subunit 3-B-like isoform X1, whose protein sequence is MSHFSFLTWYPTEGGEKQKRASLMSKPLGTTGEFFKRRDEWRKHPMLTNQWRHATPGLGIALVAFGIYLVGETAYNKIYAPKSDSHSTSSASH
- the LOC131016906 gene encoding auxin efflux carrier component 5-like isoform X1 produces the protein MIGWEDVWKVVEAMAPLYAALMLGYGSVKWWRILRVEQCEAINLLAYYFTYPMFVFEFTAHADPFTMNYTFMAADAISKVIIVAVLACWAKWCSKGNYCWSITSFSLTTLTNSLVVGVPFLKAMYGQMGVDLVVQSSVFQALVWLTILLFILELKHTRDIDLHRPSPTQIDHDLENLPTTDALQKEIINRNTPPPLSLRKLIKEVSIKISKNPNSYACMLGVTWAFISNRWHFSMPSIVEGSILIMSRAGTGTAMFSMGETLTLTFKLIWLFMASQDKVLACGANLTIFGMALKFIAGPLAMALASFAVGLHGQVLRVAIIQAALPQSITSFIFAKEYGLHANVLSTAVIFGMIVSLPVLIGYYAALEFVH
- the LOC131016906 gene encoding auxin efflux carrier component 5-like isoform X2, with amino-acid sequence MIGWEDVWKVVEAMAPLYAALMLGYGSVKWWRILRVEQCEAINLLAYYFTYPMFVFEFTAHADPFTMNYTFMAADAISKVIIVAVLACWAKWCSKGNYCWSITSFSLTTLTNSLVVGVPFLKAMYGQMGVDLVVQSSVFQALVWLTILLFILELKHTRDIDLHRPSPTQIDHDLENLPTTDALQKEIINRNTPPPLSLRKLIKEVSIKISKNPNSYACMLGVTWAFISNRWHFSMPSIVEGSILIMSRAGTGTAMFSMGLFMASQDKVLACGANLTIFGMALKFIAGPLAMALASFAVGLHGQVLRVAIIQAALPQSITSFIFAKEYGLHANVLSTAVIFGMIVSLPVLIGYYAALEFVH